From one Methylomonas paludis genomic stretch:
- a CDS encoding sigma 54-interacting transcriptional regulator, whose amino-acid sequence MPKHPISENLPAELLLEHMPVSAFVLDARHQVVIWNQACAELTGLTAEQMLGSTEHWRGFYTERRPCLADLLLDSSLGDLESLYEQASHSSAVSHTENWCLLPDGRRLYLVIDAGLICNADGAVVAVVETQRDRTEQRLMMQALGESELRMSSILASALDAIITIDQQHHITLFNDAAARIFQCISEFAIGQPIERFILPQCLNLFQRFINFDQPLSSAQTWVPEGLSARRANGESFPIEATFSPLEVNEQKLYTIILRDVNDRRIAAEKLDRLQLEKGYLQEIINDEHNPQDFVSASVLMREVMAQVRMVAGTDTPVLLLGETGTGKELLARAIHEYSPRSSAIMVKINCAALPADLIESELFGHEKGAFTGAVQQRKGRFELADGGTLFMDELGELSLSAQAKLLRVLQEQEFERLGGSETLHVNVRLIAATNRDLATEVSAGRFRADLFYRLNVFPLQIPALRQRSADIPLLARFFLHKYAKKLAKRFTDISPASLENLHNYAWPGNVRELQNVIERAVILSPGPLLEIALLNPVVTEPTAVTKALPTLAELEREHILRTLRATHWQISGPKGAAAILDLNPNTLRSRMVKLGISKT is encoded by the coding sequence ATGCCGAAACACCCCATCAGCGAAAATCTGCCGGCTGAACTGCTGCTGGAGCACATGCCGGTGTCGGCTTTTGTATTGGATGCTCGGCATCAGGTGGTTATCTGGAATCAGGCCTGCGCTGAGCTGACCGGGCTGACTGCCGAACAAATGCTGGGCAGCACTGAGCACTGGCGTGGGTTTTATACCGAGCGGCGCCCGTGTCTGGCGGATTTGCTGCTGGACAGCAGTCTGGGCGATTTGGAAAGTCTGTATGAACAGGCCAGCCATTCCAGCGCCGTTTCCCATACCGAAAACTGGTGTCTGCTGCCGGATGGCCGCCGCTTGTATCTGGTCATAGATGCCGGGCTGATTTGTAATGCCGATGGCGCAGTGGTGGCGGTGGTGGAAACCCAGCGCGATCGTACTGAACAGCGTTTAATGATGCAGGCGCTCGGTGAAAGCGAATTACGCATGTCTTCGATCCTGGCTTCGGCACTGGATGCGATTATTACCATAGATCAGCAGCACCATATCACTTTGTTCAATGACGCGGCTGCCCGCATATTCCAGTGTATCAGCGAATTTGCCATTGGTCAGCCCATTGAGCGCTTTATCCTGCCGCAATGTTTGAACCTGTTTCAGCGCTTTATCAATTTTGATCAGCCGCTCAGCTCGGCGCAGACCTGGGTGCCTGAGGGTTTAAGTGCGCGCCGTGCTAATGGCGAGAGCTTTCCGATTGAAGCTACTTTTTCGCCGCTGGAGGTCAATGAACAAAAGTTGTACACCATTATTTTGCGCGATGTGAATGACCGGCGTATTGCCGCCGAGAAACTGGACCGGCTGCAACTGGAAAAAGGTTATTTGCAGGAAATCATTAATGATGAACATAACCCGCAAGATTTTGTCAGCGCTTCCGTATTGATGCGCGAGGTAATGGCGCAAGTACGCATGGTGGCCGGCACCGATACTCCGGTGTTGTTACTGGGAGAAACCGGTACCGGCAAGGAGCTGCTGGCCCGAGCCATACATGAATACAGCCCGCGCAGCAGTGCGATTATGGTGAAAATTAATTGTGCGGCATTACCGGCTGATTTAATTGAAAGTGAGTTGTTCGGTCACGAAAAAGGTGCGTTTACCGGGGCCGTTCAGCAGCGTAAGGGCCGCTTTGAACTGGCTGACGGCGGCACATTGTTTATGGACGAGCTGGGTGAATTATCACTTTCTGCTCAGGCCAAACTGTTACGGGTGTTACAGGAACAGGAGTTTGAACGCCTGGGCGGCAGTGAAACTTTGCACGTCAATGTCAGACTGATAGCCGCCACCAATCGCGATTTGGCTACCGAAGTAAGCGCCGGCCGGTTTCGCGCCGATCTGTTCTATCGCCTGAATGTGTTTCCACTGCAAATTCCGGCCTTGCGGCAACGTTCGGCTGATATTCCCTTATTGGCACGATTTTTTTTGCATAAATATGCTAAAAAACTGGCCAAACGCTTTACTGATATCAGTCCGGCCAGCCTGGAGAATCTGCATAACTATGCTTGGCCAGGTAATGTCCGAGAATTGCAAAATGTGATTGAACGCGCCGTTATTCTGTCACCGGGGCCGTTACTGGAGATTGCCTTGCTCAATCCCGTGGTAACCGAACCCACAGCCGTAACCAAAGCATTGCCGACCCTGGCTGAACTGGAGCGCGAACACATTTTGCGAACATTGCGGGCCACACACTGGCAGATATCCGGCCCCAAAGGGGCGGCGGCCATTCTGGACCTGAATCCCAATACCTTACGTTCGCGTATGGTCAAATTAGGGATCAGCAAAACTTAA
- a CDS encoding aminotransferase class I/II-fold pyridoxal phosphate-dependent enzyme: MDLNLHIAQRMHNIKPFIVMELLQRAQQLQAQGRDVIHMEIGEPDFATPPLVQAAAAKFLQQGDAKYTAAAGLPELRAAIAAYYRQNYGVAVDAGRIFITPGASGAFLLAFGSSLNPGQAVMMADPCYPCNANFVQLFNAETQLVAVDPATNYQLDAGLIAQNWRANTSGVLIASPANPTGSLLSNTALAAAIDQVQALGGCFYADEIYHGLDYAEPPATALASHDQVFVINSFSKFFGMTGWRIGWLIVPDSHVAVVERLAQNIFISTSSQAQYAALASFSAENMTELRRRRDEFKIRRDYLYENLLRLGFKITAKPEGAFYIYADCSTFSQNSYQFAKDLLEAEGVAVTPGTDFGYNGADKHIRFAYTASIPRMAEALTRLERFICR; this comes from the coding sequence GTGGATTTGAACCTGCATATAGCCCAAAGAATGCACAATATCAAGCCGTTTATTGTCATGGAATTATTGCAACGCGCACAACAGTTGCAAGCTCAGGGTAGGGATGTGATTCACATGGAAATCGGCGAACCGGATTTTGCCACACCACCGCTGGTACAAGCGGCCGCGGCCAAATTTTTGCAACAAGGGGATGCCAAATACACAGCCGCCGCCGGCCTGCCGGAATTGCGCGCAGCCATTGCGGCTTATTATCGGCAGAATTATGGTGTAGCTGTTGATGCCGGACGGATTTTTATTACCCCCGGTGCGTCAGGGGCATTTTTACTGGCTTTTGGCAGCAGCTTAAATCCTGGTCAGGCCGTGATGATGGCCGACCCCTGTTATCCCTGCAATGCCAATTTTGTCCAGTTGTTCAACGCCGAAACCCAGTTAGTTGCGGTGGACCCGGCCACTAATTATCAACTGGATGCCGGTTTGATCGCCCAGAACTGGCGGGCCAATACCAGCGGCGTCCTGATAGCGTCGCCGGCCAATCCCACCGGCAGCCTGCTCAGCAACACCGCTCTGGCGGCCGCCATTGATCAGGTGCAAGCGCTGGGGGGGTGTTTTTATGCCGATGAAATTTATCATGGCCTCGATTATGCTGAGCCACCGGCCACGGCACTGGCCAGTCATGATCAGGTCTTTGTGATTAACAGTTTTTCCAAATTTTTTGGCATGACCGGCTGGCGTATTGGTTGGCTGATTGTCCCGGATAGTCATGTAGCAGTCGTGGAAAGGTTGGCGCAAAACATTTTTATCTCCACCTCTAGCCAAGCCCAATATGCGGCTCTGGCGAGTTTTTCCGCCGAAAATATGACTGAACTGAGGCGGCGCCGCGACGAATTTAAAATCAGGCGCGATTATTTATATGAAAATTTGCTCAGATTAGGCTTTAAAATAACCGCTAAGCCCGAAGGGGCATTTTATATTTATGCCGATTGCAGCACATTTAGTCAAAACAGCTATCAGTTTGCCAAAGACTTATTGGAAGCAGAAGGTGTTGCTGTCACGCCCGGTACCGATTTCGGCTACAATGGTGCGGATAAGCACATCCGTTTTGCCTATACTGCTTCAATCCCCAGAATGGCTGAAGCCTTAACCAGACTAGAACGATTTATATGCCGATAA
- a CDS encoding DUF3581 domain-containing protein: MFLKEYFNSEQGYVKISAEQASMFAKEVAHDFNPLHDVDAKRFCVPGDLLFSLVLQKYGLSQHMHFIFSGMVGDSVLLDFPATDAEHIDITDNQGKTYLQIQRSGPIIHDPVTIELLIRDYVAFSGQNFPYVLVPLLEKQNVMLNIDRPLVIYESMTLRFDHLDFQEPQLEMLEPQVEINGKRATAYLHFQIKDNSTNTVGTGFKKLAVSGLREYDHGPMQAFIDEYLARKNEYLENIALATG, translated from the coding sequence ATGTTTTTAAAAGAATATTTTAATTCAGAGCAAGGCTATGTCAAAATTAGCGCCGAGCAGGCCAGCATGTTTGCCAAAGAAGTGGCCCATGACTTCAACCCCTTACATGATGTAGACGCCAAACGCTTTTGTGTGCCCGGTGATTTATTGTTTTCTTTGGTATTGCAAAAATACGGCCTGAGCCAGCACATGCACTTTATCTTTTCCGGTATGGTTGGCGATAGTGTTTTGCTGGACTTTCCGGCTACCGATGCCGAACATATCGATATTACCGATAATCAGGGCAAGACATATTTACAAATCCAGCGTTCCGGGCCGATTATCCATGATCCCGTCACAATTGAACTGTTGATTCGCGATTATGTCGCCTTTTCCGGGCAAAATTTCCCCTATGTTTTGGTGCCGCTACTGGAAAAACAGAATGTTATGCTCAACATCGATCGGCCTCTGGTCATCTACGAAAGCATGACACTGAGGTTTGATCATCTGGATTTTCAAGAGCCGCAGTTAGAAATGCTGGAGCCGCAGGTGGAAATCAACGGTAAACGGGCTACTGCCTACCTGCATTTTCAGATTAAGGACAATAGCACCAACACGGTCGGCACCGGCTTTAAAAAACTTGCTGTGAGCGGTTTACGCGAATACGATCATGGCCCCATGCAGGCTTTTATTGATGAATATCTAGCCCGTAAAAATGAGTATTTGGAAAACATAGCGCTGGCGACTGGTTAA
- a CDS encoding YnfA family protein, which translates to MLELKTIALFLLTAIAEIVGCYLPYLWLKQDKSIGLLIPAALSLALFAWLLSLHPTAAGRVYAAYGGVYIFVAIIWLWLVDGIKPTLWDLLGTAVALTGMAIIMFAPKNG; encoded by the coding sequence ATGTTGGAACTGAAAACCATCGCTTTATTCCTGCTAACGGCCATCGCAGAAATAGTAGGCTGCTACCTGCCTTATCTTTGGCTTAAGCAAGACAAAAGTATAGGCTTGCTGATTCCAGCGGCCTTAAGTCTGGCCTTGTTTGCCTGGTTGCTGTCCTTACATCCGACCGCAGCAGGCCGGGTTTATGCGGCTTACGGCGGTGTATACATCTTTGTGGCAATTATTTGGCTGTGGCTGGTGGACGGCATTAAGCCGACGCTCTGGGATTTACTCGGCACTGCTGTAGCCTTAACTGGTATGGCTATTATTATGTTTGCACCCAAGAATGGCTGA
- a CDS encoding rhodanese-like domain-containing protein: protein MPINQITAPQLQQRLKAEPAPVLLDVREKHEYAYAHIPASQLIPLGQISERYDELDKNAEIVVICHHGVRSLQACHFLQQLGFSQLSNLQGGIDAWSVLCDSSVPRY from the coding sequence ATGCCGATAAACCAAATTACTGCCCCACAATTACAACAACGCCTGAAAGCAGAGCCGGCCCCGGTCTTGTTGGACGTGCGCGAAAAACATGAATATGCTTATGCTCATATTCCGGCCAGCCAACTGATACCGCTTGGGCAAATAAGCGAACGTTATGACGAACTGGATAAAAACGCCGAAATCGTGGTGATTTGTCATCATGGTGTCCGTAGCTTGCAGGCTTGTCATTTTTTACAACAATTAGGATTTAGTCAGTTAAGCAATTTACAAGGCGGCATAGATGCCTGGTCAGTGCTGTGCGATTCTTCAGTGCCACGTTACTAA
- the gluQRS gene encoding tRNA glutamyl-Q(34) synthetase GluQRS, translated as MPAYDDGLAAVGYTGRFAPSPTGPLHLGSLYTALASYLDARYHHGRWLLRIDDLDTPRNQPGASARIMESLLAFGLQWDGEIAYQSQHLAAYQQALNSLQYQDKLYACTCSRKDLESYPGVYPGFCRTKQLPINTHYALRIKSSPQSLGFVDYLQGQIRDKLDSDHGDFIIRRKDGIIAYQLAVVIDDELQQVTHVVRGYDLLDSTVKQIFLQHQLGYATPQYRHVPVLVDRHGQKLSKQTLAQPVEHKSPGRVLWRLLGLLNQAPPANLQGADVDQILAWAVAHWQPLRLKTISSVLPN; from the coding sequence ATGCCTGCCTATGATGACGGCTTGGCAGCAGTTGGCTACACTGGTCGTTTTGCTCCGTCCCCCACTGGCCCTTTACATCTAGGTTCGCTATATACTGCCCTGGCCAGTTATCTGGATGCCCGTTATCATCATGGCCGCTGGCTGCTGCGTATAGATGATCTGGATACGCCTCGCAACCAACCCGGTGCCTCCGCCAGAATCATGGAAAGTCTGTTGGCGTTCGGTTTGCAGTGGGATGGCGAAATTGCTTATCAAAGCCAACATCTGGCCGCTTATCAACAGGCCTTAAATTCTTTGCAGTATCAGGATAAACTTTATGCCTGCACCTGCAGCCGTAAGGACTTGGAGAGCTATCCCGGTGTTTATCCCGGTTTTTGCCGCACCAAACAATTGCCTATAAATACCCACTATGCTTTGCGTATTAAAAGCAGCCCCCAATCGCTGGGTTTTGTTGACTATCTGCAAGGACAAATTCGGGATAAACTGGACAGCGATCATGGGGATTTTATTATCAGACGCAAGGATGGCATTATTGCTTATCAACTGGCTGTGGTAATTGATGATGAATTGCAGCAGGTGACGCATGTGGTGCGCGGCTATGATTTACTGGATTCCACCGTCAAACAGATTTTTTTACAGCATCAATTGGGATATGCTACGCCGCAATATAGGCATGTGCCGGTACTGGTGGATCGGCACGGCCAGAAACTCAGCAAGCAGACCCTGGCTCAGCCGGTGGAGCATAAATCGCCTGGCCGGGTTTTATGGCGATTATTGGGCTTGCTGAATCAGGCTCCGCCAGCAAACTTGCAGGGAGCGGATGTTGATCAGATTCTGGCCTGGGCTGTAGCGCATTGGCAGCCGTTGCGGCTGAAAACGATTAGCAGCGTATTACCGAACTAG
- a CDS encoding NUDIX hydrolase — translation MPNELLPVVNEQDELIELRCRQEVHQLQLRHRAVHIFMFNEQGRLFLQKRSMFKDLNPGLWDTSAAGHVDGTESYDTCAHRELWEELGITALLYKLFKLDACPELGMEFIQVYRCMYNGPLKLEPAEIDEGAWYSLKDINTIVDKNDPQFTDTFKIIWRNFRLIGSM, via the coding sequence ATGCCAAACGAACTGCTACCTGTTGTTAACGAACAAGATGAGCTGATTGAGCTGCGCTGCCGCCAAGAAGTTCATCAATTACAACTCAGACACCGAGCTGTGCATATATTTATGTTTAATGAACAAGGACGGCTATTTCTGCAAAAACGTTCTATGTTCAAGGATTTGAATCCAGGTTTATGGGATACTTCTGCCGCGGGGCATGTGGACGGAACGGAAAGCTACGACACCTGCGCGCACCGGGAATTATGGGAAGAATTGGGTATCACTGCCTTGCTGTACAAGTTGTTTAAGTTGGATGCCTGTCCAGAACTGGGCATGGAATTTATTCAGGTTTATCGCTGTATGTATAACGGCCCGCTGAAACTCGAGCCCGCAGAAATTGATGAGGGAGCTTGGTATTCGCTCAAGGATATCAACACCATTGTCGATAAAAATGATCCACAGTTCACCGATACTTTTAAGATTATTTGGCGTAATTTTCGGCTGATAGGCAGCATGTAA
- the dksA gene encoding RNA polymerase-binding protein DksA: MNSSKSEFIFKPYVEKDGEEYMGEAQLEHFAAILNNWKSELMQEVDRTVHHMQDEAANFPDPNDRATQESEFSLELRTRDRERRLIKKIEESLKDIETGDYGFCETCGIEIGIRRLEARPTATLCIDCKTLDEIREKQLG, translated from the coding sequence ATGAATAGTTCCAAGTCAGAATTCATCTTCAAGCCTTATGTTGAAAAAGATGGTGAAGAGTACATGGGCGAAGCCCAATTGGAGCACTTTGCCGCCATCCTCAACAATTGGAAATCGGAGTTGATGCAGGAAGTCGATCGTACTGTACATCATATGCAGGACGAAGCCGCAAACTTCCCTGATCCTAATGATAGAGCAACTCAGGAATCCGAGTTTAGTCTGGAATTGCGTACCCGTGACCGGGAACGCCGACTGATTAAGAAAATTGAAGAATCGCTGAAAGACATTGAAACCGGTGATTACGGTTTTTGTGAAACCTGCGGCATAGAAATCGGTATCCGCCGTTTGGAAGCCAGACCCACTGCCACATTGTGTATAGACTGTAAAACTTTGGATGAAATCAGGGAAAAGCAATTGGGTTAA
- a CDS encoding TetR/AcrR family transcriptional regulator, which yields MARRREHTLEQIREMVLNAAENIIVQEGIDALTVRRIAADIGYTVGSIYMVFANTQELFLHINGRTLDQLTQQLQDIPATDSLELRIKTLTSNYLEYASANLSRWRLLFQPGLVDHTQLPVWYKQKIQLMFDPIEALFGQLSTDIEDAQTQLAAKTLWCGVHGICTMTLGGNLGPVGLISTETAVHLLVDNFIQGWRR from the coding sequence ATGGCCAGAAGAAGAGAGCATACTCTGGAGCAAATCAGGGAAATGGTATTAAACGCCGCCGAAAACATTATTGTTCAGGAAGGTATTGACGCGCTGACTGTGCGCCGGATTGCCGCAGATATAGGTTATACCGTGGGTAGTATCTATATGGTTTTTGCCAATACCCAAGAGTTATTTTTGCATATCAATGGTCGCACCTTAGATCAACTAACCCAGCAGTTACAAGATATCCCGGCAACCGATAGCCTGGAACTGCGTATTAAAACCCTGACCAGCAATTATCTGGAGTATGCCAGCGCCAATCTCAGCCGCTGGCGATTATTGTTTCAACCCGGTTTGGTGGATCATACCCAGCTACCGGTATGGTATAAGCAAAAAATTCAGTTGATGTTTGACCCAATAGAAGCATTATTCGGGCAATTATCCACTGATATTGAAGATGCTCAAACCCAGTTGGCCGCTAAAACCTTGTGGTGTGGAGTACACGGTATTTGTACCATGACCCTGGGCGGCAATCTCGGTCCGGTTGGCCTGATCAGTACCGAAACCGCTGTGCATTTACTGGTAGATAATTTTATTCAAGGTTGGCGGCGCTAG
- the acs gene encoding acetate--CoA ligase gives MSDERIYPVKPEIAASAHFNTEGYRQLYEQSINEPEIFWAEQAGAFLDWQHPWQEVLSYDYPKGEIAWFKGGQLNVSANCLDRHLSLRGDQIAIIWEGDDPDQQQQLTYRELYHQVCKFANVLKAQGVQKGDRVCIYLPMITEAAVVILACARIGAVHSIVFGGFSADALRDRILDADCRVLICADESYRGGKIVHSKLNADKAAAQCPNLQTLIVIEHTGHEIPWQAGRDISYRQAMQAAAAECPAEVMDAEDPLFILYTSGSTGKPKGVLHTTGGYLLYAAMTHKYVFDYQEGDIYWCTADIGWITGHSYVLYGPLCNGATSLMFEGVPTYPSPDRFWQVIDKHQVSIFYTAPTAIRALMAHGEAHVGHTSRQSLRILGSVGEPINPEAWEWYYQVVGNSRCPIVDTWWQTETGGILITPLPGATDLKPGSATLPFFGVQPALLDHDGQILEGPGEGILVLSHPWPGQARTIYGDHARFVDTYFGKYPGYYLAGDGARRDADGYYWITGRIDDVLNVSGHRLGTAEIESALVLHKDVAEAAVVGFPHPIKGQGIYAYVTLNVGVTGTDALKKELAVLVKEEISAIALPDIMQWAAGLPKTRSGKIMRRILRKIAANDFDNLGDISTLADPAVVEDLIAHRLHL, from the coding sequence ATGTCAGATGAACGCATATATCCGGTCAAGCCAGAAATTGCCGCATCAGCGCATTTCAACACCGAGGGCTATCGGCAATTATATGAACAATCCATTAATGAACCGGAAATCTTCTGGGCTGAGCAAGCCGGTGCTTTTCTGGATTGGCAACACCCCTGGCAGGAAGTATTGAGTTACGACTATCCCAAGGGTGAAATTGCCTGGTTTAAGGGCGGACAACTGAATGTTAGTGCCAATTGTCTGGACCGGCATTTGTCGCTACGCGGTGACCAGATTGCCATTATCTGGGAAGGTGATGATCCTGATCAGCAACAGCAGTTGACTTACCGGGAGCTGTATCATCAGGTATGCAAATTTGCCAATGTGCTTAAAGCCCAAGGTGTGCAAAAAGGTGACCGGGTGTGTATTTATCTGCCGATGATAACGGAAGCGGCGGTGGTGATTCTGGCTTGCGCCCGGATTGGCGCGGTGCATTCCATTGTGTTTGGCGGTTTTTCTGCCGATGCTTTACGCGACAGAATTCTGGATGCCGACTGCCGGGTTCTGATATGCGCTGATGAAAGCTACCGGGGCGGCAAGATTGTTCACTCTAAACTCAATGCCGACAAAGCCGCCGCACAATGTCCTAATCTGCAAACCCTGATTGTGATTGAACATACTGGACATGAGATACCCTGGCAGGCTGGGCGGGACATTTCCTATCGGCAGGCTATGCAGGCAGCCGCTGCCGAATGCCCTGCCGAGGTCATGGATGCCGAAGACCCGCTGTTTATTCTGTATACCTCCGGCTCTACCGGCAAACCCAAAGGCGTGTTGCACACTACCGGCGGCTATTTGCTGTATGCAGCTATGACTCATAAATATGTGTTTGATTATCAGGAAGGCGACATTTATTGGTGCACCGCCGATATAGGCTGGATTACTGGCCATTCCTATGTGTTATACGGGCCTTTGTGCAACGGCGCTACCAGTTTGATGTTTGAAGGCGTACCTACTTACCCAAGTCCGGATCGGTTCTGGCAGGTTATAGACAAACATCAGGTAAGCATTTTTTACACGGCCCCAACCGCTATCCGCGCACTGATGGCACATGGTGAAGCTCATGTCGGCCACACCAGCCGGCAAAGCCTGCGCATTCTGGGCAGTGTGGGCGAACCCATCAATCCGGAAGCCTGGGAATGGTATTATCAGGTCGTAGGCAACAGCCGTTGCCCGATTGTGGATACTTGGTGGCAAACTGAGACCGGCGGCATTTTGATTACGCCTTTACCTGGTGCCACTGACTTGAAGCCCGGCTCCGCTACCCTGCCGTTTTTTGGCGTGCAACCGGCTTTGCTGGATCATGACGGCCAGATTCTGGAGGGGCCAGGCGAAGGCATATTGGTGTTAAGCCATCCCTGGCCCGGTCAGGCCCGCACTATTTACGGCGATCATGCCCGCTTTGTCGATACTTATTTTGGCAAATACCCCGGCTACTATCTGGCCGGTGACGGCGCGCGGCGTGATGCGGACGGCTATTACTGGATTACCGGCCGGATTGACGATGTGTTGAATGTATCCGGGCACAGACTGGGTACCGCTGAAATCGAAAGTGCGCTGGTGCTGCATAAAGACGTAGCCGAAGCCGCAGTAGTGGGTTTCCCACATCCGATTAAAGGTCAGGGTATTTATGCTTATGTGACACTAAATGTAGGCGTGACCGGGACTGATGCGCTGAAAAAGGAACTGGCGGTTCTGGTTAAAGAAGAAATCAGTGCGATTGCTCTGCCTGATATTATGCAGTGGGCAGCCGGTTTGCCGAAAACCCGTTCCGGAAAAATCATGCGCCGCATCCTGCGCAAAATTGCCGCCAACGACTTTGACAATCTTGGCGATATCTCCACCCTGGCCGATCCGGCAGTGGTGGAGGATTTAATCGCGCATCGCCTGCATTTGTAA
- a CDS encoding DMT family transporter gives MRVKLAYLGVVMVWTTTPLCIKWSSEGISFILGVTARMSVGALCLLLIMLLSRQRLAMHKAAIHTYIAASVQIYLSMTITYWAAQFIPSGWTSVIFGLSPFMTAFLAAALLKESSLGWARVFAYLLGVAGLAVMFVSAIELNRLALIGMVAMLGSTFIHAVSAVWVKRIAAGLPAIQQISGGLLFSLPLYYLTWFILDQGQLPSSIPDKTLYAILYLGGIATTLGFALYYFLLTHLAATKVAMINMVTPVLSLLLGFGVNHEPLTVKIAIGTALILSALLIQQLAGRRWQFGRGNRQ, from the coding sequence GTGCGGGTCAAACTGGCTTACCTGGGTGTGGTGATGGTCTGGACCACCACCCCCTTATGCATCAAGTGGAGCAGCGAAGGCATCAGTTTCATCCTGGGGGTAACGGCACGCATGTCGGTTGGTGCGCTGTGTCTGCTGCTGATTATGTTGCTCAGTCGTCAGCGCCTGGCAATGCACAAGGCGGCCATCCATACCTATATTGCCGCCAGTGTGCAGATTTATCTGAGTATGACGATTACTTACTGGGCGGCACAATTTATTCCTTCCGGCTGGACTTCGGTGATTTTTGGCCTGAGTCCGTTCATGACTGCTTTCTTGGCCGCCGCTCTGCTGAAAGAAAGCAGTTTGGGCTGGGCCAGGGTGTTTGCCTATCTGTTGGGCGTGGCTGGACTGGCGGTGATGTTTGTCTCGGCCATAGAATTAAACCGTCTGGCCCTGATCGGCATGGTTGCCATGCTGGGTTCCACATTTATTCATGCCGTCAGTGCGGTCTGGGTAAAACGCATAGCCGCCGGCTTGCCGGCCATACAGCAAATCAGTGGCGGTCTGCTGTTTTCGCTGCCACTGTATTATCTGACTTGGTTTATCCTGGATCAGGGCCAATTACCAAGCAGCATTCCCGATAAAACCCTGTATGCCATACTTTATCTAGGCGGAATTGCCACTACGCTAGGTTTTGCCCTGTATTATTTTTTGTTGACCCATCTGGCCGCCACTAAGGTGGCGATGATTAATATGGTCACGCCGGTTCTGTCTTTGCTGCTGGGCTTTGGGGTCAATCATGAGCCGCTGACTGTAAAAATAGCCATCGGTACGGCTTTGATTTTATCTGCCCTACTGATTCAGCAACTGGCGGGACGGCGCTGGCAGTTTGGGCGTGGTAATAGACAATAG
- a CDS encoding class I SAM-dependent methyltransferase, giving the protein MKLSATPTCPLCLAEHSDFFWADRRRDYWQCDVCRLVFVAAHQHLQAAAERAIYDLHENHSDDPGYRRFLARLAEPVAARVKPSAQGLDYGCGPGPVLAEMLRQMGHTLAEYDPFYADDSAVLEQTYDFVTCSEVVEHFRRPDLEFQRLFGLLKPGGILGVMTKLVKDAQAFQTWHYKNDQTHISFFSPATLLWLAKQNQCQLEFIAADVVIFKAADSRA; this is encoded by the coding sequence ATGAAGTTATCCGCTACTCCGACTTGCCCTTTGTGTCTGGCCGAACACAGCGATTTTTTTTGGGCAGATCGACGCCGGGATTATTGGCAATGCGATGTTTGCCGGTTGGTGTTTGTGGCGGCGCATCAGCATCTGCAGGCCGCAGCAGAACGGGCAATTTATGATTTGCATGAGAATCATAGTGATGATCCGGGCTATCGGCGATTTTTAGCCCGGCTGGCGGAGCCGGTGGCGGCGCGAGTAAAGCCTTCGGCGCAGGGCCTGGATTACGGATGCGGGCCAGGACCGGTACTGGCGGAAATGTTGCGCCAGATGGGACATACCTTGGCTGAGTATGATCCGTTTTATGCTGATGATAGTGCTGTGCTTGAGCAGACTTATGACTTTGTTACCTGTAGCGAGGTGGTTGAACATTTTCGCCGGCCCGACCTGGAATTTCAGCGCTTGTTCGGTTTATTGAAACCAGGTGGAATATTGGGGGTAATGACCAAACTGGTTAAGGACGCGCAAGCATTCCAAACCTGGCATTATAAAAATGACCAAACCCATATCAGTTTCTTTTCGCCAGCCACATTACTGTGGCTGGCAAAACAAAATCAATGCCAATTAGAATTTATAGCGGCAGATGTGGTGATTTTTAAAGCGGCTGATAGCCGGGCTTAA